In Asanoa sp. WMMD1127, one genomic interval encodes:
- the proC gene encoding pyrroline-5-carboxylate reductase, which yields MTDKTVAVIGAGKIGELMLSGLLRAGWPVGRLLATSRRSERADELRERYGVRVVDNLTAVAEADVLAIAVKPQDASALLADIGPKVPGDKLVISLCAGLPTSFFAKRLQDGVPIVRVMTNTPALVDEAMTAISAGPHVTGAHLALAEEMFKPLGATIRVPESQQDAVTALSGSGPAYFYLLVEAMVDAGILLGLPRQVAHDLIVQTAIGSAVMLRDSGEHPVKLREAVTSPAGTTISAIRELENHGVRAALLAALEAARDRARELAEQNS from the coding sequence ATGACGGACAAGACGGTCGCCGTGATCGGCGCGGGCAAGATCGGCGAGCTGATGCTCTCCGGCCTGTTGCGCGCCGGCTGGCCCGTCGGCCGGCTGCTCGCCACCTCGCGGCGCTCCGAGCGCGCCGACGAACTGCGCGAGCGCTACGGCGTGCGGGTCGTCGACAACCTCACCGCCGTGGCCGAGGCCGACGTGCTCGCGATCGCGGTCAAGCCGCAGGACGCGAGCGCGCTGCTGGCCGACATCGGCCCGAAGGTGCCCGGCGACAAGCTGGTCATCTCGCTCTGCGCCGGCCTGCCGACCAGCTTCTTCGCCAAGCGGCTGCAGGACGGCGTGCCGATCGTGCGGGTGATGACCAACACCCCGGCCCTGGTCGACGAGGCGATGACGGCGATCTCGGCCGGCCCGCACGTCACCGGCGCGCATCTGGCCCTGGCCGAGGAGATGTTCAAGCCGCTCGGCGCGACGATCCGGGTGCCGGAGTCGCAGCAGGACGCGGTGACCGCGCTGTCCGGCTCCGGGCCGGCCTATTTCTATCTGCTGGTCGAGGCGATGGTCGACGCCGGCATCCTGCTCGGCCTGCCCCGGCAGGTGGCGCACGACCTGATCGTGCAGACCGCGATCGGCTCGGCGGTGATGCTCCGCGACTCCGGCGAGCACCCGGTCAAGCTGCGCGAAGCGGTCACGTCGCCGGCCGGGACGACCATCTCGGCGATCCGCGAGCTGGAGAACCACGGCGTCC